A genomic window from Rhizobium sp. EC-SD404 includes:
- a CDS encoding D-alanine--D-alanine ligase, producing the protein MSKGHVAVLMGGFSSERPVSLSSGAACADALEGVGYRVTRIDVDRDVASVLHELKPDVVFNALHGPFGEDGTIQGILEYLQIPYTHSGVLASALAMDKDQAKKVAKAGGVPVAESRVMDRREIGSNHPMKPPYVVKPVSEGSSFGVVIVREGQTHPPQVIGSSEWKYGDRIMVERFIEGRELTCAVMGDVALGVIEIIPQGHTFYDYDSKYVPGGSKHEYPAKISPNIYQKIQTLALKAHRAIGCRGVSRSDFRYDDRFSEEGEVIWLEVNTQPGMTPTSLVPELAQHAGHDFGEFLAWMVEDASCLR; encoded by the coding sequence ATGTCGAAAGGCCACGTGGCCGTTCTTATGGGCGGGTTCTCCTCGGAGCGCCCGGTCAGCCTGTCGTCGGGCGCCGCCTGTGCGGATGCGCTCGAAGGCGTCGGCTATCGCGTGACCCGCATCGACGTCGATCGAGACGTTGCAAGCGTTCTCCATGAGCTGAAGCCCGACGTCGTCTTCAATGCCCTTCACGGGCCTTTCGGCGAGGACGGAACCATCCAGGGCATCCTCGAATATTTGCAGATCCCGTATACCCATTCCGGCGTGCTCGCCTCCGCACTCGCCATGGACAAGGACCAGGCCAAAAAGGTGGCGAAGGCCGGTGGCGTGCCAGTGGCCGAATCTCGCGTGATGGACCGCCGGGAAATCGGCTCGAACCACCCGATGAAGCCACCCTATGTGGTGAAGCCGGTCAGCGAAGGATCGAGCTTCGGGGTCGTCATCGTGCGTGAGGGGCAGACGCATCCTCCGCAGGTGATCGGTTCGTCGGAGTGGAAATATGGCGACCGAATCATGGTCGAGCGATTCATCGAAGGGCGCGAGTTGACCTGTGCCGTGATGGGTGATGTGGCGCTTGGGGTCATCGAAATCATCCCGCAGGGCCACACCTTCTACGATTATGATTCCAAATACGTACCTGGTGGATCAAAACACGAGTACCCGGCAAAAATTTCACCAAATATTTACCAAAAAATACAGACATTGGCGCTCAAGGCACACAGGGCAATCGGGTGTCGCGGCGTCAGTCGATCAGACTTCCGTTACGACGACCGATTTTCCGAAGAGGGCGAGGTCATCTGGTTGGAGGTCAACACTCAACCGGGAATGACACCAACCTCGCTGGTGCCCGAGCTCGCCCAGCATGCAGGGCATGACTTCGGCGAATTCTTGGCCTGGATGGTGGAGGACGCATCTTGTTTGCGTTGA
- the murB gene encoding UDP-N-acetylmuramate dehydrogenase has product MMQQPQYGAKLLDSLGPAFDGLRGRITPDAPMDKITWFRAGGTADLLFQPADRDDLAAFLKALPEDVPLMVVGIGSNLLVRDGGIRGAVVRLSAKGFGDIEQVGETRLKAGAASPDKRVAAAALDASIGGLHFYHGIPGGIGGALRMNAGANGVETKDRVVEVHALDRQGTIHVLNNADMGYSYRHSGAADDLIFTHAIFEGYAADQAVIRSEMDAVQHHRETVQPIREKTGGSTFKNPPDSSAWKEIDRAGCRGLTIGGAQMSPMHCNFMINTGQASGYDLEFLGETVRARVAETSGVRLHWEIRRLGEFAGGRAVQPFLGSV; this is encoded by the coding sequence ATGATGCAGCAGCCACAATACGGTGCGAAACTTCTGGACTCCCTCGGCCCGGCTTTCGATGGCCTTCGCGGGCGCATCACCCCCGATGCACCAATGGACAAGATCACCTGGTTTCGGGCCGGCGGCACGGCCGATCTCTTGTTTCAGCCTGCCGATCGTGACGACCTTGCCGCGTTCCTGAAGGCGCTGCCCGAAGACGTGCCACTGATGGTCGTCGGCATCGGCTCGAACCTCTTGGTGCGCGATGGCGGCATTCGCGGCGCCGTCGTGCGACTGTCTGCCAAGGGCTTCGGTGACATCGAACAGGTGGGCGAGACGCGGCTGAAAGCGGGTGCGGCCTCGCCCGACAAGCGCGTCGCCGCAGCGGCGCTCGATGCTTCGATCGGTGGCCTGCATTTCTACCACGGCATACCGGGCGGCATCGGCGGCGCACTCAGGATGAATGCGGGCGCCAACGGCGTGGAGACCAAGGACCGCGTCGTCGAAGTCCATGCGCTGGATCGGCAGGGCACTATCCATGTGCTGAACAATGCGGACATGGGCTACAGCTATCGCCACAGCGGGGCTGCCGACGATTTGATCTTCACCCATGCGATCTTCGAGGGTTACGCGGCCGACCAGGCGGTGATCCGTTCGGAGATGGACGCGGTCCAGCATCACCGTGAGACGGTGCAGCCGATCCGCGAAAAGACCGGTGGCTCGACCTTCAAGAACCCGCCGGATTCGTCGGCCTGGAAGGAAATCGACCGGGCAGGCTGTCGTGGTCTGACGATCGGCGGCGCGCAGATGTCGCCGATGCACTGCAATTTTATGATCAACACCGGGCAGGCGAGCGGCTACGACCTCGAATTTTTGGGCGAGACCGTCCGCGCGCGTGTTGCCGAAACGAGCGGTGTGCGTCTGCATTGGGAAATCCGTCGCCTCGGCGAATTCGCTGGCGGCCGGGCCGTTCAGCCCTTTCTCGGCTCCGTTTAG
- a CDS encoding cell division protein FtsQ/DivIB produces MFALIGKRAWRSSAAVAAASARVVPVLPRPFRRVVRYLESPALEELAIPRHLGSVLALAFLSSAIVYGTVVGGHGPAVVNDGTAALGFAIDNVSVEGNIQTSEIDILTTLGLDGATSVMAMNAADARTALLELPWVRDAQVRKVYPDGVTVEIKERQAFGIWQNGKDLFLIERNGNIIIPMNDARFNTLPLFVGLGADSGAAGFDKMLSDHPDLKGRMRAAVRVAERRWDLYFRNGIVARLPERGTKEALATLAELDRTEEILSRDIAAVDLRLSDRIAIRLTPDALERRQAAWEERSKALKAMERRT; encoded by the coding sequence TTGTTTGCGTTGATCGGTAAACGTGCGTGGAGGAGTTCGGCGGCGGTTGCGGCTGCGTCGGCCCGTGTCGTTCCGGTACTGCCGCGCCCATTTCGCCGGGTGGTGCGCTATCTCGAATCGCCTGCGCTTGAAGAGCTTGCGATCCCTCGTCATCTGGGATCGGTTCTCGCGCTGGCTTTCCTCAGCTCGGCAATCGTTTACGGAACGGTCGTCGGCGGACACGGCCCTGCGGTCGTCAATGACGGCACGGCCGCCCTCGGCTTCGCGATCGACAATGTCAGCGTCGAAGGCAACATCCAGACATCCGAGATCGACATTCTCACCACGCTCGGCCTCGATGGCGCGACGTCGGTCATGGCCATGAATGCGGCTGATGCACGAACGGCTCTCCTGGAGCTTCCATGGGTTCGGGACGCTCAGGTTCGCAAGGTCTACCCGGACGGCGTGACGGTCGAGATCAAGGAACGGCAGGCCTTCGGCATCTGGCAGAACGGCAAGGATCTGTTCCTGATCGAGCGGAACGGCAACATCATCATTCCGATGAACGATGCGCGCTTCAACACGCTGCCGCTGTTCGTCGGGCTCGGCGCCGATTCAGGCGCTGCCGGTTTCGACAAGATGCTGTCGGATCATCCCGATCTGAAAGGCCGCATGCGCGCTGCCGTCCGCGTCGCGGAGCGCCGCTGGGACCTGTATTTCCGCAACGGCATCGTGGCTCGACTTCCCGAGCGCGGCACCAAGGAAGCATTGGCGACGCTCGCCGAACTCGACCGTACCGAAGAGATTCTGTCGCGCGATATCGCCGCGGTGGATCTTCGGTTGTCCGATCGTATCGCCATCCGCCTGACGCCGGATGCGCTCGAGCGCCGGCAGGCCGCTTGGGAAGAGCGCAGCAAGGCATTGAAGGCTATGGAGCGGCGTACATGA
- the ftsA gene encoding cell division protein FtsA translates to MSIFGSSSFGVPRMRPLSAKRTTTVSVLDIGSSKVVCMIGRLTPRTESQLLPGRTHRIEIVGIGHQKSRGMKAGVIADLDAVEGAVRLAVDAAERMAGLTVESLIVNVSAGRLKSDTYSGSIDLGGHEVNSADLRKVLSAAAQKSALADRGVIHSLPTLFTLDGERGIEDPTGMFGDRLSVDMHILSAERAPLRNLELCINRAHLSVEAMVATPYASGLAALVDDEAEMGCVTIDLGGGTTTISLFSEGRLVHVDAIALGGHHVTMDLARGLSTRVEDAERLKVVHGSAVTTSTDDRDVVTIPPIGDDERDMPTQVPRALVVKIVRARVEETLEMIRDRLQKSGHSGAVGKRIVLTGGASQLTGMADVARRILARNVRIGRPMGVAGLPAAAKGPAFSTAVGLMIYPQVAGLEDHASGRAGFVGEGTGTIARMGRWLKESF, encoded by the coding sequence ATGAGCATCTTCGGGTCCAGCTCCTTCGGTGTCCCGCGCATGCGTCCGCTTTCGGCAAAGCGTACGACCACGGTCTCGGTGCTCGACATCGGGTCGTCCAAGGTCGTGTGCATGATCGGCCGGCTGACGCCGCGTACGGAGAGCCAGCTTCTGCCGGGCCGCACGCACCGGATAGAAATTGTCGGTATCGGCCACCAGAAGTCCCGCGGCATGAAGGCAGGCGTGATCGCCGATCTCGACGCCGTCGAGGGCGCGGTCAGGCTCGCGGTCGACGCTGCCGAGCGGATGGCCGGGCTGACGGTCGAATCGCTGATCGTCAACGTTTCGGCAGGCCGGCTGAAGAGCGATACCTATTCCGGTTCGATCGATCTCGGTGGGCACGAAGTCAATTCCGCCGATCTGCGGAAGGTTCTCTCTGCCGCAGCGCAGAAGTCGGCGCTTGCCGATCGCGGCGTCATCCATTCGCTTCCGACTCTTTTCACGCTCGATGGCGAGCGCGGCATCGAAGACCCGACGGGCATGTTCGGCGATCGTCTGTCGGTCGACATGCACATCCTGTCGGCCGAACGCGCACCGCTGCGCAATCTCGAGCTTTGTATCAACCGGGCTCACCTCTCCGTCGAAGCCATGGTCGCGACGCCCTATGCGAGCGGGCTTGCTGCGCTGGTCGACGACGAGGCTGAAATGGGCTGCGTCACCATCGACCTCGGCGGGGGCACGACCACCATTTCATTGTTTTCCGAGGGTCGGCTTGTTCATGTCGATGCCATCGCGCTCGGCGGCCATCACGTGACGATGGACCTTGCGCGTGGTCTTTCGACACGGGTCGAAGATGCCGAGCGGCTCAAGGTCGTGCACGGCTCGGCCGTCACCACCTCCACCGACGACCGTGATGTGGTGACCATTCCTCCGATCGGCGACGACGAACGCGACATGCCCACGCAGGTTCCGCGTGCTCTAGTCGTCAAGATCGTACGGGCGCGGGTAGAGGAAACCTTGGAAATGATTCGCGATCGCCTGCAGAAATCCGGCCATAGCGGCGCGGTCGGCAAGCGCATCGTTTTGACAGGTGGCGCAAGCCAGCTGACGGGAATGGCGGACGTGGCAAGACGCATCCTCGCCCGCAATGTCCGAATCGGTCGGCCCATGGGGGTCGCGGGTCTGCCCGCGGCGGCCAAGGGCCCGGCCTTCTCCACCGCGGTGGGGCTGATGATTTATCCGCAGGTTGCAGGTCTCGAAGACCACGCTTCCGGCAGGGCCGGCTTTGTCGGCGAAGGAACAGGCACGATCGCCCGCATGGGGCGGTGGCTTAAAGAAAGTTTTTAA